The proteins below come from a single bacterium genomic window:
- a CDS encoding ribonuclease HI family protein, protein MSKVVIYTDGASKGNPGDAGIGVVISSPDGTVICEIGEYIGKTTNNVAEYTALIRGLEEASRLGATQIEISTDSQLMARQLSGVYKVKSPNLQPLYAEAVNLIRHFAEVNISHVVRELNKRADELANMGVKKRTQSPKKPAHAKKEPRQRELGF, encoded by the coding sequence ATGAGCAAGGTAGTTATATACACCGACGGCGCATCCAAGGGCAATCCGGGTGACGCAGGCATTGGTGTGGTCATATCATCGCCGGACGGCACTGTAATATGCGAAATTGGCGAATACATCGGCAAGACGACCAACAATGTCGCCGAGTATACGGCTTTGATAAGGGGCCTTGAGGAAGCGTCGAGATTGGGTGCAACCCAGATAGAAATCAGCACCGACAGCCAGCTTATGGCGCGCCAGCTTTCCGGTGTATACAAAGTCAAATCCCCGAACCTCCAGCCTCTATATGCAGAGGCAGTCAATCTGATCCGTCACTTTGCAGAGGTAAACATATCTCATGTTGTGCGTGAACTCAACAAGCGCGCAGATGAACTGGCAAACATGGGTGTAAAGAAACGGACCCAGTCCCCAAAGAAGCCAGCCCACGCAAAAAAAGAACCCAGGCAACGCGAGCTTGGATTCTAG
- a CDS encoding C4-type zinc ribbon domain-containing protein — translation MREQLHALYDLQAIDVKIANANAQIAALTGSKELRAKYAAAKSALEKAEKALAAHELEVRDCELQLKSIDEKRGSLEKRLYSGSITNPKELSATESEIESLKGKQGELDVRTLELYDLVEAAKAKVESLREIKQTIETRARKVIKQETDAKTRLESEIAELTALRESASSGYTEKPLLSKYESIRKHTCGTGIAKVMDGKCEGCHVAITSYTIGQLVKDEAVETCENCGRILLMDIE, via the coding sequence ATGAGAGAACAACTGCACGCGCTTTATGATCTTCAAGCGATTGATGTCAAGATAGCCAACGCGAATGCGCAGATAGCCGCACTTACGGGTTCAAAAGAGCTTCGCGCAAAGTATGCCGCAGCCAAATCGGCACTTGAGAAAGCTGAAAAGGCGCTTGCTGCCCATGAGTTGGAGGTGCGTGACTGCGAACTCCAGCTCAAATCGATTGATGAGAAGCGCGGCAGCCTGGAAAAGCGATTGTATTCCGGCTCCATTACCAATCCAAAAGAACTATCCGCTACGGAAAGCGAGATTGAGTCTCTCAAAGGCAAACAGGGCGAGTTGGATGTGCGCACTCTGGAGCTCTATGACCTGGTGGAGGCTGCCAAGGCGAAAGTCGAGTCTTTGCGAGAGATCAAACAGACCATCGAGACCAGGGCGCGCAAGGTTATCAAGCAAGAGACGGATGCCAAAACCAGACTTGAGTCTGAGATCGCAGAGCTGACCGCACTCCGCGAATCTGCCTCATCTGGCTATACCGAAAAGCCGCTGCTATCCAAATATGAGTCGATCAGGAAACACACATGCGGCACTGGCATAGCGAAAGTTATGGACGGCAAGTGCGAGGGCTGCCATGTTGCAATTACTTCTTACACAATCGGCCAACTGGTTAAGGATGAAGCGGTAGAGACATGTGAGAACTGCGGCCGCATACTGCTGATGGATATCGAATGA
- a CDS encoding alpha/beta hydrolase, translating to MIEETVTFKTSRGLRLSGALLAPDEKLRDMVVFAHGTGSSKSSPRNRGIAERLLDKGIGSFLFDFTGHGDSDGLPEQSTQDQQYDDLTCALDYLGSQTFVETRFMGIHGSSTGGTVAIHAAAEDPRIQVMVLRVPRNYDVLDFAQMVQAPTLIIQGSEDSIVLPEAHEIYDSLQCVKELHIVQGAGHLFDEAPRFQREMEEAACEWFVRWFAEEAEE from the coding sequence ATGATCGAAGAGACAGTCACATTCAAAACGTCCAGGGGGCTGAGGTTGTCGGGGGCGCTACTTGCACCCGATGAGAAGCTGAGGGATATGGTCGTGTTCGCTCACGGCACGGGCAGCAGCAAGTCCAGCCCCAGAAACCGCGGCATAGCCGAGCGCCTGCTTGATAAGGGTATAGGCTCGTTCTTGTTCGACTTCACCGGCCACGGCGACAGCGACGGTCTGCCCGAACAGTCCACCCAGGACCAGCAGTATGATGACCTGACCTGCGCACTCGATTACCTTGGATCGCAGACATTCGTCGAAACCAGGTTTATGGGAATTCACGGATCGAGCACGGGCGGCACGGTCGCAATACACGCAGCCGCAGAAGACCCCCGCATTCAGGTGATGGTCCTCAGGGTCCCCAGAAACTACGACGTTCTGGACTTCGCGCAGATGGTGCAGGCTCCTACTCTTATTATCCAAGGTAGTGAAGATTCAATCGTATTGCCTGAGGCACACGAAATATATGATTCACTGCAATGCGTCAAAGAGTTACACATTGTCCAGGGAGCAGGGCATCTGTTCGATGAGGCTCCGCGTTTCCAGCGAGAGATGGAAGAAGCTGCATGCGAGTGGTTTGTGCGGTGGTTTGCTGAAGAGGCGGAAGAATAA
- a CDS encoding Gfo/Idh/MocA family oxidoreductase, whose translation MSKVKIGIMSFAHMHAYAYAQALAELDIVDFVGVADEDHSRAKSAAKRYGVKAFKNYDEMLASDIEAVVVCSENMNHRKHVVLAAQSEKHVLCEKPLAGTLHDAEAIVEVAKRSEIKLMTAFPCRFHPAYTRLKSAVDLGDLGDVLAIKATNQGKCPGGWFTDLKMSGGGAVIDHTVHLLDLMRDMTGAEPARVYAEIDNRMLGKDFDDTGVLSVDFTNGMFVTIDASWSRPKSFPTWGNVNMDVTGTNGTASMKMFGQKIDMFSDETGSHTYEYWGDNIDLVMVGAFAKSILDDTDVPVTGEDGVKALQVALAAYESAKTGKTVDLLE comes from the coding sequence ATGTCAAAAGTAAAGATAGGAATAATGAGTTTTGCCCACATGCATGCCTATGCCTATGCTCAGGCATTGGCCGAACTTGACATTGTGGACTTTGTCGGTGTTGCCGATGAAGATCACTCGCGTGCTAAGTCAGCCGCCAAGCGTTATGGCGTCAAGGCATTTAAGAACTATGATGAAATGCTTGCATCGGATATCGAAGCTGTGGTCGTCTGCAGTGAGAATATGAACCACCGCAAGCATGTCGTGCTGGCTGCACAAAGCGAAAAGCACGTGCTGTGCGAAAAGCCGCTTGCCGGCACGCTGCACGACGCAGAGGCCATAGTCGAGGTAGCCAAGCGCAGTGAGATCAAGCTCATGACGGCTTTCCCGTGCCGTTTTCATCCGGCATACACACGTCTGAAGAGTGCGGTAGATTTGGGTGACCTGGGTGATGTGCTTGCGATCAAGGCGACCAACCAGGGTAAATGCCCGGGCGGATGGTTTACCGACCTGAAGATGTCGGGCGGCGGAGCGGTGATCGACCACACCGTGCATCTGCTCGATCTGATGCGCGATATGACCGGCGCTGAGCCTGCTCGTGTATATGCCGAGATAGACAATCGTATGCTCGGCAAGGACTTCGACGACACCGGCGTGCTCAGTGTTGATTTTACTAACGGCATGTTCGTCACGATAGATGCCAGCTGGTCTCGTCCTAAGAGCTTTCCGACCTGGGGAAATGTGAATATGGATGTGACCGGCACGAACGGCACTGCTTCCATGAAAATGTTCGGTCAGAAGATCGACATGTTTTCTGATGAGACCGGCAGCCACACATATGAATATTGGGGCGACAACATCGACCTTGTCATGGTGGGCGCTTTTGCAAAGAGCATTTTGGATGATACCGATGTTCCTGTTACCGGCGAGGACGGTGTAAAGGCTCTGCAAGTGGCGCTTGCCGCATATGAATCCGCCAAGACCGGCAAAACTGTAGATTTACTGGAATAA
- a CDS encoding Gfo/Idh/MocA family oxidoreductase — MLKVALVGAGNMARVHAGAYAQMDEAELVAVCDINPDAAGKFAEEYPVQTFTDFTEMISKVDVDVVDVCTPTYAHLDCIKAAAEAGKHVACEKPLARTVGQAQEAAHICEEAGVTLFIAHVLRWFPEYLKIKELISSGAIGDVVEIRNVRSGAHPRDPESWYSDYKKSGGVVLDLIVHDFDWLRWVFGKVRRVYARGMADSKIPLTDYALVTIRFESGVIAHVEGGWARPSGFFTSVEAAGTKGLLSFSNSESTPLVIERKAAEGETMSITVPESPTLENPYFQELRHFINCLEKGEKPDVLPDDGVEAVKIAEAALRSISSGQPVVLA, encoded by the coding sequence ATGTTAAAAGTAGCGCTGGTAGGCGCTGGAAATATGGCTCGCGTGCATGCAGGGGCTTATGCTCAGATGGATGAAGCCGAGCTGGTCGCAGTCTGCGATATCAATCCAGATGCGGCGGGCAAGTTTGCCGAGGAATATCCTGTGCAGACTTTCACTGATTTTACAGAGATGATATCCAAGGTCGATGTAGATGTTGTGGATGTATGCACACCCACCTATGCGCACTTGGACTGTATCAAAGCTGCTGCTGAAGCTGGAAAGCACGTGGCCTGTGAAAAACCACTTGCCAGAACGGTCGGCCAGGCTCAGGAGGCTGCTCACATATGCGAGGAGGCAGGTGTGACGCTTTTTATCGCGCATGTCCTGCGGTGGTTTCCTGAGTATCTAAAAATCAAAGAACTCATCTCCAGCGGCGCCATCGGTGATGTCGTCGAGATTCGCAATGTCAGGTCCGGCGCTCACCCGCGTGATCCCGAGAGTTGGTATTCGGACTATAAGAAGAGCGGTGGAGTCGTGCTCGACCTGATTGTCCATGACTTCGACTGGCTCAGATGGGTTTTCGGCAAGGTACGCCGGGTCTATGCCAGGGGCATGGCGGATTCCAAAATCCCGCTTACGGACTATGCACTCGTCACAATACGGTTCGAGAGCGGAGTCATAGCTCATGTAGAGGGCGGCTGGGCGCGGCCAAGTGGATTTTTTACGTCAGTCGAAGCAGCCGGGACCAAAGGGCTGCTCAGTTTTTCAAACTCGGAATCGACTCCTCTGGTCATTGAGCGCAAAGCTGCAGAGGGTGAAACGATGAGCATCACGGTTCCCGAAAGCCCGACACTTGAGAACCCATATTTCCAGGAGCTTCGTCACTTTATCAACTGTCTTGAAAAGGGCGAGAAGCCGGATGTGTTGCCGGATGATGGTGTCGAGGCGGTAAAGATTGCAGAAGCGGCCTTGAGGTCGATCAGTTCAGGCCAGCCGGTAGTGTTGGCTTAG
- a CDS encoding 2-oxo acid dehydrogenase subunit E2, translated as MATKMVMPLLGQTMEEGTIIKWFKNEGDQIKAGEPLLEVMTDKVNMEVEAPEDGVLRKILAQPDDIIPVKDPIAIIGSADESIDDLLAESAPAKEEAVSVEAPAPTPTPATAAQPSPAPVAAEGPVFASPSAKRVAKEKGVDIAALAGRGTGPGGRIVEQDVLNFAASAPKATPLAGKMAADMGVDISAITGTGIGGKVTSEDLKPAPVYVPAAPPLSIGATIPFTGMRKAVALNVASSAQTAPHVTLVAEVDMTECKRLRSQIIDDIEKNYGVRISFTDIIAKATARAILDKPIANASLQGDQIIINDHINIGIATAIETGLVVPVVKDAVSKTLPQISKEIKELVARARSGQAGGDDFKGGTFTITNLGAFGVETFTPIITPGQSAILGVCAIKDKPVVVDGEIKVRSMMNLCLSFDHRVMDGAPAAEFLARLKQTLESPYLMFM; from the coding sequence ATGGCCACGAAAATGGTGATGCCTCTCCTCGGGCAGACAATGGAGGAGGGGACGATAATCAAGTGGTTCAAAAACGAAGGCGATCAGATCAAAGCCGGCGAGCCGCTTCTGGAAGTAATGACCGACAAGGTCAATATGGAGGTGGAAGCCCCAGAGGATGGGGTTTTGCGTAAGATACTTGCTCAGCCGGATGATATAATTCCAGTAAAGGACCCGATTGCGATAATAGGCAGTGCCGACGAATCAATAGATGACCTGCTTGCCGAGAGCGCTCCGGCGAAAGAAGAAGCGGTGTCTGTTGAAGCCCCTGCTCCTACACCGACTCCAGCAACTGCAGCACAGCCTTCGCCTGCTCCTGTCGCAGCCGAAGGTCCCGTATTTGCTTCGCCATCCGCAAAGAGAGTTGCAAAAGAGAAGGGCGTTGACATTGCTGCACTTGCCGGAAGAGGGACTGGTCCAGGCGGCAGAATAGTGGAGCAGGACGTACTCAATTTCGCAGCTTCAGCTCCCAAAGCCACTCCTCTGGCAGGCAAGATGGCGGCTGATATGGGTGTCGACATAAGTGCGATTACCGGAACAGGAATCGGAGGAAAGGTGACCAGTGAGGACCTCAAGCCCGCACCTGTCTACGTGCCCGCAGCTCCGCCTCTTTCGATAGGCGCAACCATTCCATTTACGGGCATGCGCAAGGCCGTGGCATTGAATGTGGCATCCAGCGCGCAGACGGCTCCTCATGTCACGCTTGTAGCCGAAGTCGACATGACCGAGTGCAAGCGGCTGCGCTCTCAGATCATCGACGATATCGAGAAGAACTATGGCGTGCGAATCTCATTCACGGATATCATAGCTAAGGCGACTGCGCGTGCGATCCTCGACAAGCCGATTGCTAACGCATCACTGCAGGGCGACCAGATAATCATCAACGACCATATCAACATCGGTATAGCGACCGCGATAGAGACCGGCCTTGTGGTCCCGGTCGTCAAGGATGCAGTCAGCAAGACTCTGCCTCAGATTTCAAAAGAGATCAAGGAGCTTGTCGCCCGTGCGCGATCAGGTCAGGCCGGTGGAGATGACTTCAAGGGTGGCACGTTTACCATAACAAATCTCGGTGCATTCGGCGTGGAAACATTCACCCCGATCATTACTCCTGGTCAGAGCGCGATTCTGGGTGTATGCGCAATCAAGGACAAGCCGGTTGTTGTCGACGGCGAGATCAAGGTCCGTTCGATGATGAATCTCTGTTTGTCGTTTGATCACAGAGTGATGGACGGCGCTCCGGCAGCCGAATTCCTTGCCAGGCTCAAGCAGACACTCGAATCTCCATATCTGATGTTTATGTAG
- a CDS encoding aconitate hydratase — translation MGLSLAKKIIKGHLVEGEMAAGKEIAIRIDHTLTQDATGTMAYLQFEAMGVDKVRTKRSVSYVDHNTLQAGFENADDHAYLQSVAAKHGIYFSRPGNGICHQVQLERFDVPGDTLLGSDSHTPTAGGLGMLAIGAGGLDVAAAMAGQPFYLPMPRICLVKLSGKLQPWVSAKDVILEVLRILTVKGGVGKIIEYGGEGVASLSATDRATITNMGAELGATTSIFPSDDITREFMAAQGRENEWRELKADTDAEYDEVIEINLDKLEPMIATPHMPDKVVKVVQVECNKVDQVAIGSCTNSSMRDLMVVAGALKGKSVHPGVSLVISPGSKQVFEMIARNGALADLISSGARILESACGPCIGMGQAPKTNAVSIRTFNRNFEGRSGTKSANVYLAGPEVAVAAAIYGVITDPRKLGEPTKFDYPEKYLVDDRMIITPTNEPEKVEVVRGPNIKPLPQNNALSGMLSGKILLKVGDNITTDHIMPAGAKVLPLRSNIPAISEFVFTAVDPDFAKRAKEYGGGFILGGENYGQGSSREHAALAPMYLGVKAVIAKSFARIHRQNLINFGILPLKLADPADYDLMEQLDDVEIANVDAMKTGKSEPILIDRTKNVSIKLTHDLSEREIDVVLAGGRLNYIKMQE, via the coding sequence ATGGGACTGAGCTTAGCAAAGAAGATAATCAAGGGCCACCTGGTCGAAGGCGAGATGGCTGCGGGAAAAGAAATAGCCATTCGCATCGATCATACTCTTACCCAGGACGCCACAGGAACTATGGCCTATCTGCAATTCGAGGCTATGGGCGTGGACAAGGTGCGCACCAAGCGCTCCGTGAGCTATGTGGATCACAATACGCTGCAGGCGGGCTTTGAGAATGCGGACGACCATGCATATCTGCAGAGCGTGGCGGCCAAACATGGCATATATTTCTCCAGGCCGGGCAATGGGATATGCCACCAGGTCCAGCTTGAGAGGTTCGATGTGCCGGGAGATACTCTTCTAGGCTCGGACAGCCATACGCCGACCGCAGGCGGGCTTGGAATGCTTGCGATAGGAGCAGGAGGGCTGGATGTGGCGGCAGCTATGGCGGGTCAGCCGTTCTATTTGCCTATGCCCAGGATATGCCTTGTCAAACTCTCCGGCAAACTACAGCCTTGGGTTTCGGCAAAAGATGTGATCCTGGAAGTGCTCAGGATATTGACCGTCAAGGGCGGCGTCGGCAAGATTATCGAATACGGCGGAGAGGGTGTTGCGAGCCTGTCGGCGACGGACAGAGCCACCATTACCAACATGGGCGCTGAACTAGGAGCCACTACTTCAATCTTCCCAAGCGACGATATCACGCGTGAGTTTATGGCAGCTCAGGGACGCGAGAATGAATGGCGAGAGCTTAAGGCAGATACTGACGCCGAATATGATGAAGTTATTGAGATAAACTTAGATAAACTTGAACCCATGATAGCAACACCGCACATGCCGGACAAAGTGGTCAAGGTTGTGCAAGTTGAGTGCAATAAAGTTGATCAGGTGGCTATCGGAAGCTGTACGAATTCATCGATGAGAGACCTGATGGTCGTGGCCGGAGCGCTTAAAGGCAAAAGCGTGCATCCTGGGGTCAGTCTGGTCATATCGCCCGGCTCGAAACAGGTCTTTGAGATGATCGCGAGAAACGGCGCACTGGCTGACCTGATCTCATCTGGAGCACGAATTTTGGAATCTGCGTGCGGCCCATGCATCGGTATGGGTCAGGCTCCAAAGACAAATGCAGTCTCCATCAGAACATTTAACAGAAACTTCGAGGGCAGAAGCGGGACCAAGAGTGCAAATGTGTATCTGGCAGGACCTGAAGTGGCTGTTGCGGCGGCAATATATGGCGTGATTACCGACCCTAGAAAACTGGGGGAACCGACCAAGTTCGATTACCCGGAGAAGTATCTGGTAGATGACAGAATGATAATCACTCCGACTAATGAACCGGAAAAAGTGGAGGTGGTTCGAGGTCCAAATATCAAGCCTCTTCCGCAGAACAATGCACTATCGGGAATGCTGTCGGGCAAAATCCTGCTCAAAGTGGGCGATAACATCACGACCGACCACATCATGCCCGCAGGAGCAAAAGTATTACCGCTGAGGTCGAATATACCGGCCATATCTGAATTCGTATTCACCGCGGTCGACCCGGACTTCGCGAAACGCGCAAAAGAGTATGGCGGCGGTTTCATACTGGGCGGCGAAAACTATGGCCAAGGCTCATCGCGCGAACATGCAGCTCTGGCTCCAATGTATCTCGGCGTTAAGGCTGTGATAGCCAAGTCCTTTGCAAGAATCCACAGGCAAAACCTGATTAACTTCGGAATATTGCCTCTCAAACTCGCTGATCCGGCGGACTATGACCTCATGGAGCAACTCGACGACGTCGAAATTGCAAATGTGGATGCTATGAAGACCGGGAAGAGCGAACCGATACTTATTGATAGGACAAAGAATGTGTCCATTAAACTCACGCACGATCTGTCTGAAAGAGAGATAGACGTGGTGCTGGCAGGTGGCAGACTCAACTATATTAAGATGCAGGAGTAG